In Candidatus Woesearchaeota archaeon, one genomic interval encodes:
- a CDS encoding SDR family oxidoreductase, translating into MKFLVTGGAGFIGSHVVEHLVFVGLDVKVVDNLLTGKKENIFAFEDKISFYEQDIIDTEELVSLFENVDCVVHLAALPSVPRSIKDPLGSNKNNITGTLSVFEAARLAGVKRIIFASSSSVYGDSPKLPKEETMAPNPLSLYAVQKYTDEQYAKLYCKLFNMNIIGLRFFNVFGPRQDPHSEYSAVIPKFIKLISEDKSPTIYGDGLTSRDFTYVGNVVEAIMLATKAENVSGEIINIACGNRITLNELVDHIKKILSKTVETTYVDERVGDIKHSLADISKAKMLIGYSPKYSFSKGLEKTVNYYVS; encoded by the coding sequence ATGAAATTTTTAGTTACTGGTGGAGCTGGATTCATAGGAAGTCATGTAGTTGAACACTTGGTTTTTGTTGGTTTAGATGTCAAAGTCGTTGACAATTTATTAACTGGAAAAAAAGAGAATATTTTTGCTTTTGAAGATAAAATTTCTTTTTATGAACAAGACATTATTGATACGGAAGAATTAGTTTCCCTATTTGAGAATGTTGACTGTGTTGTGCATTTAGCAGCTTTGCCTTCTGTTCCAAGAAGCATAAAAGATCCTTTAGGTTCAAATAAAAATAATATTACCGGAACTCTTTCTGTTTTTGAGGCGGCTAGACTGGCAGGTGTGAAACGAATTATTTTTGCAAGCTCAAGTTCGGTATATGGAGATTCTCCCAAACTGCCTAAAGAAGAAACTATGGCTCCTAATCCATTATCATTATATGCTGTTCAAAAATATACTGATGAACAATATGCAAAGCTTTATTGTAAATTATTTAATATGAATATTATTGGACTGAGATTTTTTAATGTGTTCGGACCTAGACAAGATCCACATTCAGAGTATTCAGCGGTTATTCCAAAATTTATTAAACTGATTTCTGAAGACAAATCTCCTACAATATATGGTGATGGATTAACGTCCAGAGACTTTACCTATGTGGGTAATGTGGTTGAAGCAATAATGCTCGCAACCAAAGCTGAAAATGTTTCAGGAGAAATCATTAATATTGCTTGTGGCAATAGGATAACTCTAAATGAGTTAGTAGATCATATTAAGAAAATTCTCAGTAAAACTGTTGAAACAACTTATGTTGATGAACGTGTTGGCGACATAAAACACAGCCTCGCGGACATTTCAAAAGCAAAAATGCTTATTGGTTATTCTCCTAAGTATTCTTTTTCAAAAGGTTTAGAAAAAACGGTGAATTACTATGTCTCGTAA